One segment of Maridesulfovibrio ferrireducens DNA contains the following:
- a CDS encoding transaldolase family protein, giving the protein MKIFLDSTSIDEVKKAIDYKLIDGVHFGSDFSTIKDMNLNEDVMEILKIVHGPVVIKTSELNSQCILDDAKCIIGFGPNAVVEIPTTLEGLKAAGILSERDIPVSMVSRLISVQAVMAARLGGDFVNLKLHETEQEEGASESLDSIVSIFKNYDFKSKIIASGLTEVKQVSEALRIGVDIISVSYELLIKLV; this is encoded by the coding sequence ATGAAAATTTTTCTCGATTCTACTTCAATAGACGAAGTTAAGAAGGCAATTGATTATAAGCTGATTGATGGAGTTCACTTTGGTTCTGATTTTTCGACCATAAAAGATATGAATTTAAATGAAGATGTGATGGAGATTTTAAAAATTGTTCATGGTCCAGTAGTGATAAAAACTTCAGAACTTAACTCGCAGTGTATTCTGGATGACGCCAAATGCATAATTGGATTTGGTCCAAACGCTGTTGTGGAAATACCGACGACACTGGAAGGACTGAAAGCTGCAGGCATTCTTTCTGAGCGTGATATTCCAGTAAGTATGGTTTCGAGACTGATTTCTGTTCAAGCTGTAATGGCGGCAAGATTAGGAGGAGATTTTGTAAATTTGAAATTGCACGAGACTGAACAGGAAGAGGGTGCAAGTGAGTCTCTAGACAGCATCGTTTCAATATTTAAAAATTATGATTTCAAATCAAAAATTATTGCATCCGGTTTAACTGAGGTTAAGCAGGTTTCGGAAGCTCTCAGGATTGGAGTCGATATCATTTCAGTCTCATATGAATTGCTGATAAAGCTTGTCTAA
- the folK gene encoding 2-amino-4-hydroxy-6-hydroxymethyldihydropteridine diphosphokinase produces MKVYVSLGSNIGDTDENLNEAVARLEKYEGIDPEVWSEIYMTEPQGLKEQAWFANQIVRFAVDPELWAPHGFLSTLQAVEGQMQRVKDQVNGPRIIDLDLILFGDETVEGGDYLTVPHSRAKERAFVLYPLAELDSELVFPDGSKIADILSKIDYRIEGKKIYQD; encoded by the coding sequence ATAAAGGTCTATGTCAGTCTTGGTTCCAACATCGGCGATACCGATGAGAACTTAAACGAGGCTGTTGCAAGGCTGGAAAAATACGAAGGCATTGATCCTGAAGTTTGGTCGGAAATTTATATGACCGAACCGCAGGGGCTTAAAGAGCAAGCGTGGTTTGCTAATCAAATTGTTCGATTTGCTGTTGATCCAGAACTTTGGGCGCCGCATGGGTTCCTTTCAACGCTTCAAGCTGTGGAAGGGCAGATGCAGAGAGTTAAAGATCAGGTCAACGGGCCTCGAATCATTGATCTGGATCTTATCCTGTTCGGCGATGAGACGGTAGAAGGTGGAGACTATTTAACAGTTCCACATTCTCGTGCGAAGGAACGTGCATTCGTTCTTTACCCGCTTGCTGAACTTGACTCTGAACTGGTTTTTCCTGATGGCAGCAAGATTGCTGATATTTTATCAAAAATTGATTACCGGATTGAAGGTAAGAAAATTTATCAGGATTAA
- a CDS encoding LL-diaminopimelate aminotransferase, producing the protein MPEFKLADRIASLPPYLFAEIDRLKSEVAAQGVDIISLGIGDPDLPTPQFIIDALYEAAKRPENHQYPSYVGMLTFREAVAKWYKQRFNVDLDPKKEVVSLIGSKEGIAHFPLAFVNPGDLVLVASPNYPVYPVASSFAGGEVKMIPLLDENDFLPDLDAVDAATWDKTKVFFINYPNNPTAATATPEFFAKVVEIAHKHNVIIVQDAAYTEVYYDENKKPISILETPGAKEVAIEFHSLSKTYNMTGWRCGMAVGNATLVAGLGKVKENVDSGIFQAVQEAGIVALQHGEPYVKEFRAIYKERRDVVVEALRKINISCRVPDASIFVWARTPEGYTSSEFVSKLLKETGVVVTPGNGFGDSGEGYFRISLTVDTERLKEAVSRISQL; encoded by the coding sequence ATGCCAGAATTTAAACTTGCCGACAGGATTGCATCTCTTCCACCTTATCTTTTTGCAGAAATTGACAGATTGAAATCTGAAGTAGCCGCACAAGGGGTGGACATAATCAGCCTCGGCATTGGAGATCCTGACCTTCCGACTCCCCAGTTTATTATAGATGCTCTCTATGAAGCAGCAAAACGTCCCGAAAACCATCAGTATCCTTCATATGTAGGTATGCTGACTTTCCGTGAAGCTGTTGCAAAATGGTACAAACAAAGATTCAATGTAGATCTTGATCCTAAAAAAGAAGTTGTCAGCCTTATTGGTTCAAAAGAGGGAATAGCACATTTTCCTCTGGCATTTGTGAATCCCGGCGACCTCGTTCTTGTAGCATCTCCTAATTATCCTGTTTATCCTGTTGCAAGCAGTTTTGCAGGCGGCGAAGTCAAAATGATTCCGCTTCTTGATGAAAATGATTTCCTGCCCGATCTTGATGCTGTTGATGCGGCAACTTGGGACAAAACAAAAGTTTTCTTTATAAATTATCCTAATAATCCGACTGCTGCGACCGCAACACCTGAATTTTTTGCAAAAGTTGTTGAAATCGCACATAAACATAATGTAATCATTGTTCAGGACGCAGCGTATACTGAAGTTTATTACGATGAAAATAAAAAACCGATATCCATTTTGGAAACTCCCGGCGCTAAAGAAGTTGCTATTGAGTTCCATTCTCTGTCAAAGACATACAATATGACTGGATGGCGCTGCGGAATGGCCGTAGGTAATGCGACCTTGGTTGCCGGACTTGGCAAAGTTAAAGAAAATGTAGATTCAGGTATTTTCCAGGCTGTTCAGGAAGCTGGTATTGTAGCTCTTCAGCATGGTGAACCTTATGTAAAAGAATTTCGTGCAATTTACAAAGAACGCCGCGATGTAGTTGTTGAAGCTCTTAGAAAAATTAATATTTCTTGTAGAGTTCCTGATGCATCCATCTTTGTATGGGCTAGAACTCCTGAAGGTTACACTTCATCCGAGTTTGTCTCTAAATTGCTTAAGGAAACAGGCGTCGTTGTTACACCCGGAAATGGTTTTGGTGATTCTGGTGAAGGATATTTCCGTATATCCCTGACAGTAGACACCGAGAGACTCAAGGAGGCAGTATCACGGATTTCCCAACTATAA
- the xerD gene encoding site-specific tyrosine recombinase XerD, with product MTENKNNISCKHQWVDRYLEHLLIERGLAENSLDGYLRDLESFQLFLENRSSTIEETTSQTLLLYLTYLRSKSLKSRSLARHLSSLRGFFAFCTSRNFLKENPAVLLENPKLPKKLPEFLSTDEISLVLARPALNTKLGFRDKVMLELLYAAGMRVSELINLKIEDFDPQTGLLIIFGKGSKERLVPIHYTAQNFLNLYIKDWRPAFNPNVKNIFLNRSGNGLTRQGVWKLIKKYTLEAGIKRSISPHTFRHSFATHLLDGGADLRTVQLLLGHADISATEIYTHIQAGRLVQLHKRFHPRSIM from the coding sequence ATGACTGAAAACAAAAACAACATTTCCTGTAAACACCAATGGGTTGACCGTTATCTGGAGCATCTTTTAATAGAAAGAGGTCTTGCAGAAAACAGTCTGGATGGATATCTAAGAGATCTGGAATCATTTCAATTGTTTCTGGAAAATAGATCCTCAACAATCGAAGAGACAACAAGTCAAACTTTGTTACTATACCTTACATATTTGCGGTCAAAATCTCTTAAAAGCAGATCACTCGCAAGACATCTTTCATCGCTGCGAGGTTTTTTTGCCTTTTGTACCTCTCGTAATTTTTTAAAAGAAAATCCGGCGGTTTTACTTGAAAATCCGAAACTTCCCAAAAAACTTCCAGAATTTCTTTCAACTGATGAAATCAGCCTTGTTCTTGCCCGCCCTGCCCTGAACACAAAACTTGGTTTCAGAGATAAAGTGATGCTTGAACTTTTATATGCTGCAGGGATGCGGGTTTCTGAATTAATTAACTTAAAGATCGAAGATTTTGATCCTCAAACAGGTTTATTAATCATCTTCGGCAAAGGTTCAAAAGAAAGGCTTGTGCCTATTCATTATACAGCTCAAAATTTCTTAAACCTATACATTAAAGACTGGCGCCCTGCTTTTAATCCTAATGTTAAAAATATTTTTTTAAATAGATCAGGAAACGGCCTGACACGACAAGGCGTCTGGAAACTAATAAAGAAATATACGCTTGAAGCCGGTATAAAAAGATCAATATCACCGCACACCTTCAGGCATTCTTTCGCTACCCATCTTTTAGATGGAGGCGCGGATTTGCGCACTGTTCAATTACTTTTAGGACATGCTGACATAAGTGCTACTGAAATTTATACCCATATTCAAGCCGGAAGACTGGTCCAGCTCCATAAACGTTTTCACCCACGTTCAATAATGTGA
- the mutS gene encoding DNA mismatch repair protein MutS, translating into MFEQYLQIKEDHPDALLFYRMGDFYELFFEDAEIAARELQISLTCRNPNAEIKTPMCGVPHHAVKTYLSRLLEKGFKIALCDQIEDPKQAKGLVKRAVTRVYTPGTVIEDSTLNAKSNNFLAALIWDEAKSAGGLAWMDFSTGQWSGIQSKTETDLWQWAIKVGPRELILQQGKAVPHQYGEIDARITPAPSAGYFNLKTARDNVLEVQKVADLESLDLEDKPQLTQACGALIAYLRQTQMQELNHLGEFKPLNLSKYMVLDEVTERNLELFKRLDGKKGKGTLLAVIDKTITPMGGRLLSTRLKQPWRDLSPIEHNQKAVTFFHDNDSLRASIRKLLDTVYDLERLSTRVVLGRANPKDFISLRQSLKTLPPIQEELRHAVQASEESDSIAIAPALKTIVSKWDSMSDVADLLEKAMVDSPPPVITEGGLFKLGYNAELDEFIELTEHGEAKLAELLQHEKESCDLPKLKIGYNKVFGYYFEISKAFKGQVPDYFERRQTLVNCERYISPQLKELEEKLISAFEQRKKLEYNLFQAIRDEVAENRSRFMFMADAIAAIDFWQGLAEAARSNRWVCPEVHTGMEVIIEEGRHPVVEAVQGSANYIPNNLTIDEKRRILLITGPNMAGKSTVLRQIALMGIMAQMGSYIPASSGRIGLIDRVFSRVGASDNLAQGQSTFMVEMMETARILRQATMRSLVILDEIGRGTSTFDGLALAWAVVEELSRRARGGIRTLFATHYHELTSLEGVIDGLRNFNIAVREWKGDILFLRRLVPGPADKSYGIEVAKLAGVPRPVVLRAREILANLEEKSQDSNLHPTERKTIVQSILPGMICSGTNNDKNDIPPEDHEIIKELRHLDINGLSPIEAITLLNQWKKSLGDN; encoded by the coding sequence ATGTTCGAACAGTACCTCCAGATTAAGGAGGACCATCCTGATGCACTCCTTTTTTACAGGATGGGAGATTTTTACGAGCTTTTTTTTGAAGATGCAGAAATTGCCGCTCGTGAACTCCAAATATCTCTTACCTGTAGAAATCCTAATGCAGAAATAAAAACGCCTATGTGTGGTGTTCCGCATCACGCTGTAAAAACATATCTTTCCCGCCTTCTTGAAAAAGGTTTCAAGATTGCGTTATGTGATCAAATTGAAGATCCAAAACAGGCAAAAGGTTTAGTGAAAAGAGCTGTAACAAGGGTTTATACTCCTGGAACAGTTATTGAAGATTCTACGCTCAATGCAAAATCAAATAATTTTCTTGCCGCACTTATCTGGGACGAAGCCAAGTCTGCAGGCGGTCTCGCATGGATGGATTTTTCTACAGGTCAATGGAGCGGCATTCAGAGCAAAACTGAAACAGATCTGTGGCAGTGGGCTATAAAAGTAGGTCCCCGAGAACTTATTCTTCAACAGGGAAAAGCTGTTCCTCATCAATATGGTGAGATAGATGCCCGTATAACTCCTGCTCCGTCTGCCGGATATTTTAATTTAAAAACAGCTCGTGATAATGTTTTAGAAGTCCAAAAAGTAGCAGATCTTGAATCACTTGACCTAGAAGATAAACCGCAATTGACTCAAGCTTGCGGAGCACTGATTGCTTACCTTCGTCAGACACAAATGCAGGAGCTTAATCACTTAGGTGAATTTAAGCCTCTCAATTTATCTAAATATATGGTTCTGGACGAAGTTACAGAAAGAAATCTTGAATTGTTCAAGCGTCTTGACGGTAAAAAAGGAAAAGGGACTCTTTTAGCTGTTATCGATAAAACAATAACTCCAATGGGCGGAAGGCTTCTTTCAACTCGTTTAAAACAGCCTTGGCGTGATTTATCACCTATTGAACATAATCAAAAAGCGGTAACTTTTTTCCACGATAATGATTCACTGCGAGCATCAATTCGTAAGCTTCTGGATACTGTTTATGATCTGGAACGCCTCTCCACGCGTGTTGTTCTCGGTAGAGCTAATCCAAAAGATTTTATAAGTCTCAGACAGAGTCTTAAAACTTTGCCTCCGATACAGGAAGAGCTTCGTCACGCTGTTCAAGCATCGGAAGAAAGTGATTCTATAGCGATTGCTCCGGCACTGAAAACCATTGTATCAAAATGGGATTCAATGTCGGATGTTGCTGACCTTTTAGAAAAAGCAATGGTAGACTCCCCTCCTCCGGTCATTACAGAAGGCGGGCTTTTCAAGCTTGGCTACAATGCTGAACTTGATGAATTTATTGAGCTTACCGAGCATGGAGAAGCTAAGCTTGCTGAACTTCTCCAGCACGAAAAAGAAAGCTGTGATCTGCCAAAACTCAAGATCGGATACAATAAAGTTTTCGGATATTATTTTGAAATATCAAAAGCTTTCAAAGGTCAGGTACCTGATTATTTTGAACGCCGTCAGACTCTGGTAAATTGTGAAAGATATATTTCTCCTCAATTAAAAGAACTTGAGGAAAAACTCATTTCAGCTTTTGAACAGCGTAAGAAGCTTGAATATAATCTTTTTCAAGCGATACGAGATGAAGTTGCCGAAAACCGCAGCCGATTTATGTTTATGGCAGATGCTATTGCCGCAATAGATTTCTGGCAGGGATTAGCCGAAGCTGCCCGTTCAAATCGCTGGGTATGTCCTGAAGTTCATACAGGCATGGAAGTAATTATTGAAGAAGGCCGCCATCCTGTGGTTGAAGCTGTTCAGGGATCTGCCAATTATATTCCTAACAACCTGACAATCGATGAGAAACGCCGTATTCTGCTGATTACCGGCCCCAACATGGCTGGTAAATCTACGGTGTTAAGGCAAATTGCGCTGATGGGCATAATGGCTCAAATGGGCTCTTACATCCCTGCTTCAAGTGGCCGAATCGGGCTTATAGACCGGGTTTTTTCAAGGGTCGGAGCTTCGGACAATCTGGCGCAGGGACAATCCACTTTCATGGTTGAAATGATGGAGACTGCCCGTATTTTGCGTCAGGCAACCATGCGCAGTCTTGTTATTCTTGATGAAATCGGACGCGGAACAAGCACTTTTGACGGACTTGCTCTAGCTTGGGCTGTTGTAGAAGAACTTTCACGAAGAGCCCGGGGTGGAATTCGCACACTCTTTGCGACGCATTATCACGAGTTGACTTCTCTTGAAGGTGTTATTGACGGGCTTAGAAATTTCAATATTGCTGTCAGAGAATGGAAAGGAGATATCCTTTTTTTACGGCGCCTTGTGCCCGGACCTGCTGATAAAAGTTACGGTATTGAAGTCGCTAAACTTGCAGGAGTTCCTAGACCTGTTGTACTGCGTGCAAGAGAAATTCTTGCGAATCTTGAAGAAAAATCACAAGATAGCAACTTGCACCCGACGGAACGGAAGACTATTGTGCAAAGCATCCTGCCGGGAATGATTTGTTCCGGCACCAATAATGATAAAAATGATATTCCACCTGAAGATCACGAAATAATTAAAGAACTTCGTCATCTTGATATAAATGGACTGTCACCGATAGAAGCCATTACTCTACTGAATCAGTGGAAAAAATCACTGGGAGATAATTGA
- a CDS encoding LapA family protein, translating into MRYLKVLALVILFFVSMVFFIQNTPELSKEVTLSMALLDFKFTSQPLPYYLLILVAFCAGSFICLFYFMADKIRLSGQLRTCRTKMSNLEQEVNSLRNLPLDEKNYPSADESDDKS; encoded by the coding sequence ATGCGTTACTTGAAGGTTTTGGCTCTGGTTATCCTATTTTTCGTTTCAATGGTGTTCTTTATTCAGAACACTCCTGAACTTTCCAAGGAAGTTACGCTTTCTATGGCTTTGCTTGATTTCAAGTTTACAAGCCAGCCTCTTCCATATTATCTTTTGATTCTAGTTGCATTTTGTGCAGGATCATTTATTTGTCTGTTTTATTTTATGGCCGACAAGATTCGTCTTTCCGGACAGTTGCGCACCTGCCGCACCAAAATGTCCAATCTTGAACAGGAAGTTAATTCACTTCGTAATTTGCCACTTGATGAAAAGAATTATCCCTCCGCAGATGAAAGTGATGACAAATCCTAA
- a CDS encoding tetratricopeptide repeat protein, whose product MSGTAKTETGLADTRAAIDELSKAVKDTPEAVEIYLALGNLYRSQGEIERAAQIRNSLIVRPGLAPATKARALYELGRDFSRGGFLDRAVNAFEKAREIEGDSPEILTELAVLAAGSREFEKAASYYSKLEHPVQEAHYLARCAEDEFSYGDGSTAQHILEKALHIYPSSTESWLLILAQLKKAGSLDKFRKKFREALQKVPKHLRFVLVEGLLAESSIFGDTPNSVSASNSEKSHSFYKVMVEEIEASDPDVSMHYYGARLLQLCKKHEEASIWLEKTLMLNQNFWLARLELFNLAQDQQQLTSSFKNQLDFFVNIAHKIKRFTCSSCGFKRDKIFFVCPRCRSWHSITFRKELNQ is encoded by the coding sequence TTGTCTGGTACTGCTAAAACAGAAACCGGCCTTGCGGATACTCGTGCGGCTATTGATGAACTAAGTAAAGCGGTAAAAGATACTCCTGAAGCTGTCGAAATTTATCTTGCTCTTGGCAATCTTTATAGATCGCAAGGTGAGATTGAACGGGCCGCGCAAATCAGAAATAGTTTGATTGTTCGCCCGGGACTCGCCCCTGCTACAAAAGCACGCGCTCTTTATGAACTTGGCAGAGATTTTAGCCGGGGTGGATTTTTAGACCGCGCAGTAAACGCTTTTGAAAAAGCTCGTGAAATTGAAGGAGATTCTCCTGAAATTCTAACAGAGCTTGCGGTTCTTGCTGCCGGCAGCAGAGAATTTGAAAAAGCTGCATCTTATTATTCAAAGCTTGAACATCCAGTTCAGGAAGCTCATTATTTAGCCAGATGCGCAGAAGATGAATTCAGCTACGGTGATGGAAGTACAGCTCAACACATTCTTGAAAAAGCATTACACATTTATCCAAGCTCCACAGAATCATGGCTTTTAATTTTAGCTCAGCTCAAAAAAGCTGGATCACTTGATAAATTCAGAAAAAAATTTCGCGAAGCCCTTCAAAAGGTTCCCAAACATTTACGATTTGTACTTGTTGAAGGACTTCTTGCAGAATCTTCAATTTTTGGTGATACTCCAAACAGTGTTTCAGCCTCCAATTCTGAAAAAAGTCATTCTTTTTATAAAGTAATGGTTGAAGAAATAGAAGCATCAGATCCTGATGTCAGCATGCACTACTATGGAGCAAGGCTTCTCCAACTTTGCAAAAAGCATGAAGAAGCCAGTATCTGGCTTGAAAAGACGTTGATGCTTAACCAAAATTTTTGGTTGGCCAGACTTGAACTTTTTAATCTTGCTCAAGATCAACAGCAATTAACTTCATCATTTAAAAATCAGCTGGATTTTTTTGTAAACATTGCTCACAAAATTAAACGATTCACCTGTTCAAGTTGCGGTTTTAAACGCGACAAAATTTTCTTTGTCTGCCCCCGATGCCGCAGTTGGCATTCAATAACGTTCCGCAAAGAACTGAACCAATAA
- a CDS encoding CBS domain-containing protein — MSKTEELIKAETIITGHVNADFDCLAAIVAAGKLYPGATLIFPGSQEKNLRNFYMESATYFFNFKQLKEIDKDSVKLLVVVDTSRKIRISHVKSILDNPGLKIHIYDHHMQSECDLNPEFIIKKPWGSSVAILTHEIRKKNITLHQEEATILGLGLYEDTGSFMFNSTTEHDFEAGKWLLTCGMELDVITDLLNRDLTSQQISLLSKLLEGAATHTINDLDIVISEISTPDYVGDFSVLVHKFMDMENVKVLFALGRMNDRIHLVARSRTKDVDVGVICSAFGGGGHAYAASATIKDQTLAEVRDELFSMLYSKVTPKLNIENLMSKPAVAIPRNMTISQSVERMTQFSLKGVPVVDSMENMRCVGILEQKIADKALAHQLGDVDVEIYMQHPFSSVKKDCDLHRVMEIILGQKQRLVPVVENDKVIAVITRTDLINLLVQDPARIPESLFPENKQVRNIRNIMRNRLPNKILEILETAGQMAEEFGTEAYVVGGFVRDILLTKPNFDLDLVVETDGIKFAKKLAKKMSGRAKYHRKFKTAVVILPDGQRVDVATARLEYYEYPAALPTVELSSIKMDLYRRDFTVNALAVHINPSSFGKLVDFFGAQRDLKDRTIRILHALSFVEDPTRIMRAIRFEQRFDFRIGGQTLNLIKNALKLNLFNKLSGYRIVHELKLILNEDAVPGSIKRMDELGVLEAIHPLLVLNSSREQVITELERVISWHSLLYLEPTISVWKTYFLGLCMGISKPKMEQIYNRFSFSQTEEREFVHLRETIFWAAGNIMNIREELKPSEIYTILHPVPLEGVLFIMARTKRDMIKKYISQYLTTLRLQTIDITGDDLKELGLIPGPQYAQLLFETKLACLDSLVKGKDEQLEFVKKVIKSGK; from the coding sequence ATGTCAAAAACTGAAGAACTGATAAAAGCTGAAACAATTATAACAGGACATGTAAATGCCGATTTTGATTGTCTTGCCGCGATTGTTGCTGCCGGGAAACTATATCCCGGTGCAACGCTTATTTTCCCAGGAAGTCAGGAAAAAAATCTTCGCAACTTCTACATGGAAAGCGCAACTTATTTTTTTAATTTCAAACAATTAAAAGAAATAGATAAAGATTCAGTCAAACTTTTAGTTGTTGTTGATACTTCAAGAAAAATTCGAATTTCCCACGTTAAATCTATTCTTGATAATCCGGGCCTTAAAATTCATATCTATGATCATCATATGCAGTCGGAATGCGATCTGAATCCCGAATTTATTATAAAAAAACCTTGGGGATCAAGCGTCGCCATTCTCACTCATGAAATCCGCAAAAAAAATATTACCCTGCATCAGGAAGAAGCGACAATTCTCGGGCTTGGGCTTTATGAAGATACCGGTTCTTTTATGTTCAATTCTACTACAGAACATGATTTTGAGGCCGGTAAATGGCTACTCACATGCGGCATGGAGCTTGATGTAATAACCGATCTGCTCAACCGCGATCTGACATCGCAACAAATTTCACTTCTCAGCAAACTTCTCGAAGGGGCTGCAACTCATACTATAAATGATTTGGATATTGTCATTTCCGAAATAAGCACACCTGATTATGTAGGTGATTTTTCAGTTCTTGTTCACAAATTTATGGATATGGAAAACGTCAAAGTTCTTTTCGCTTTAGGAAGAATGAATGACAGAATCCACCTTGTGGCCAGATCACGAACAAAAGATGTTGATGTAGGTGTTATCTGTTCAGCTTTCGGCGGCGGCGGACATGCTTACGCTGCTTCTGCCACAATTAAAGACCAGACTTTGGCCGAGGTTAGAGATGAGCTTTTCTCAATGCTCTACTCCAAAGTCACTCCTAAATTAAATATTGAAAATTTGATGTCAAAACCGGCTGTGGCAATCCCTCGCAACATGACTATTTCCCAGTCTGTTGAGCGTATGACTCAGTTCAGTTTAAAAGGAGTGCCTGTTGTCGACAGCATGGAAAACATGAGATGCGTAGGAATACTTGAACAAAAAATTGCCGACAAAGCTCTTGCACATCAACTTGGCGATGTTGATGTTGAAATATACATGCAGCATCCTTTCTCCTCTGTCAAAAAAGACTGTGATCTACATAGAGTAATGGAGATTATCCTTGGTCAGAAGCAACGGCTTGTGCCGGTTGTTGAAAATGATAAAGTCATTGCCGTTATTACAAGAACTGATCTTATTAATCTGCTGGTTCAAGATCCTGCCCGAATCCCTGAATCTTTATTTCCTGAAAATAAACAGGTGCGAAACATTCGCAATATCATGCGTAACCGTCTTCCTAATAAAATCCTCGAAATCCTTGAAACAGCAGGTCAAATGGCGGAGGAATTCGGAACAGAAGCCTATGTTGTCGGTGGTTTTGTTAGAGATATTTTATTAACAAAACCTAACTTCGACCTTGATCTAGTCGTTGAAACTGACGGAATCAAGTTTGCGAAAAAACTGGCGAAAAAAATGTCTGGTCGCGCTAAATATCATCGTAAATTTAAAACCGCAGTTGTTATTCTGCCGGATGGACAAAGGGTAGATGTTGCGACGGCTCGTCTTGAATATTATGAATACCCTGCCGCTTTGCCTACAGTTGAATTATCATCAATTAAGATGGACCTTTATCGGCGTGACTTTACCGTTAATGCGCTGGCTGTTCACATCAATCCCTCAAGCTTTGGAAAGCTGGTAGACTTTTTCGGGGCCCAAAGAGACCTTAAAGATAGAACAATTCGAATTCTCCATGCCCTCAGTTTTGTTGAAGATCCTACTCGTATAATGCGTGCAATAAGATTTGAACAAAGATTTGATTTCAGAATTGGAGGCCAAACTCTTAATCTGATTAAAAACGCACTCAAACTTAATCTTTTTAATAAGTTATCCGGCTACCGAATTGTTCATGAGCTTAAATTAATCCTTAATGAAGATGCTGTGCCGGGAAGCATTAAAAGAATGGATGAACTAGGAGTGTTAGAAGCAATTCATCCGCTTTTAGTTCTTAATTCTTCGCGTGAACAAGTAATTACAGAACTTGAAAGAGTTATCAGCTGGCACAGCCTGCTCTATCTTGAACCAACAATTTCAGTTTGGAAAACATATTTTCTCGGTCTTTGTATGGGCATTTCTAAACCTAAAATGGAACAAATTTACAATCGTTTCAGTTTTTCTCAAACAGAAGAACGTGAATTTGTGCATTTGCGTGAAACTATTTTCTGGGCTGCCGGAAACATCATGAACATAAGGGAAGAACTGAAACCAAGCGAAATATACACAATTTTGCACCCTGTTCCACTTGAAGGAGTCCTCTTCATAATGGCTAGAACTAAACGGGATATGATCAAAAAATATATTTCGCAATATCTGACAACGTTAAGGTTGCAAACTATCGATATTACAGGTGATGATTTGAAGGAGTTGGGACTTATTCCCGGACCTCAATATGCCCAGTTACTTTTTGAAACTAAATTAGCCTGCCTTGATTCACTTGTTAAAGGAAAGGATGAACAATTGGAGTTTGTAAAAAAAGTTATTAAATCTGGTAAATAA
- a CDS encoding transcriptional regulator — MLKFVVIAVAAFIMWKLFTGEKKNKEKQDSKQHDKKVKAGEMVKDPICGTYVQKDSDIRVKNGEKVECFCSYECRDKYIKRIEAKNDD, encoded by the coding sequence ATGCTTAAGTTTGTTGTGATTGCTGTGGCTGCTTTTATTATGTGGAAATTATTCACTGGAGAAAAAAAGAATAAAGAAAAGCAAGATAGCAAGCAGCATGATAAAAAGGTCAAAGCCGGAGAAATGGTTAAAGACCCTATTTGCGGAACTTATGTTCAAAAAGACAGCGATATACGAGTCAAAAACGGTGAAAAAGTTGAATGTTTTTGCTCTTATGAATGCCGCGATAAGTATATTAAACGCATTGAAGCAAAAAATGATGATTAG
- a CDS encoding HIT family protein yields MEVLWAPWRMDYILGPKPDECVFCIPSDTDEDEERCILFRAKHCFVLLNKFPYNNGHIMVTPYRHVSKLTDLKEEEASEIMKYITISCGVLEKAFNPQGINVGLNIGEAAGAGIAAHLHFQLVPRWNGDASFMAVFGETTVIPQHLSSTYSRLKPLFDSFVE; encoded by the coding sequence ATGGAAGTATTATGGGCACCTTGGCGAATGGATTATATATTAGGCCCTAAGCCTGATGAATGCGTTTTTTGCATACCATCTGACACAGATGAAGACGAAGAAAGATGTATACTTTTTAGAGCTAAACATTGTTTTGTTTTGCTTAATAAGTTTCCTTACAATAACGGTCATATTATGGTTACGCCCTATAGGCATGTAAGCAAACTCACTGATCTTAAGGAAGAAGAAGCTTCCGAGATCATGAAGTATATAACAATAAGTTGTGGTGTTTTAGAGAAGGCATTTAACCCGCAAGGAATAAATGTCGGACTAAATATCGGGGAAGCAGCTGGAGCTGGGATTGCAGCCCATCTTCATTTTCAATTAGTTCCACGTTGGAACGGCGATGCGTCGTTTATGGCGGTGTTCGGAGAAACTACTGTAATTCCGCAACACTTGTCTTCAACTTATAGTAGACTCAAGCCGTTATTTGACAGTTTTGTCGAGTAG